A genomic region of Lujinxingia sediminis contains the following coding sequences:
- a CDS encoding TonB-dependent receptor domain-containing protein, translated as MMLMKTRWMMWVLALSMVAMTPATLLAQQPPTGEAPSEAPQEEGGAPGEAPEEAPAPPPTQRTARGELQPPQLLREVAADYTDEAVDARVEGAVILELTINTAGDVSKVEVVEGLGYGLDEAAAEAARQFKFEPARLNGEPIPVSLNFTVRFSLPILPAEFTGVVLDPESGEGIEGAEVRIVYTGDDYEPKPEASALSEADGSFYFGNVPPGEYQVFLQVDAYLDFETDIELLAGQLVEVEYRVPRAQDNVIGEIREAGSRAPLAGAELQLLDAQTQQEVRQGFSEGGGRFGFAGVEPGQYILRAASSGYVTSTFEVEVAAGEVTSGNYYVPADDEGTFRGRTVTRRQRQEVNRQTIELDEVRRIPGTGGDVVRVVQNLPGVARAQFISGQIIVRGSSPNDTKIFLEGDSIPLVYHFFGGPAVINTEMVEAIDFYPGNFSTYYGRATAGVIDLRTRSPRNDRFHGMVEVDLLDTSAIVEGPINERWSFALAGRRSYYDFFLPTVLRALEIDTVVAPRYFDYQSWVTYRSESGAHKVEFFVYGSDDQIDVILPDGEPQGDQNIQIRDAGFGNSFHRGQIRWEWKPEGGAIENTLMTSFGLNTVALEAGEDIFFDLDYYQSAIRNDLRWKLSENLRLRTGVDAQLSNVVYSYAVPAFDSSPDDGVSPDGQGDAPNIGSDGLVGSRSTPEILPAVYAEAQYKAFDRWTLTPGVRADYFGPVNAVSISPRFSSRFEINKAVVLKGGVGLFTQPPIPGQTEEDFGNPDLTFEKAMHYAVGAEWQPRAHLEVDATLYYRDAFDLVNDTPAQTINEQTGESEPLIYENEGQGRSYGVELLLRHYPKDKFFGWLSYTLSKSERLNLRTGEWDPYSFDQTHILTMVAGYNLPWNLDLSARFRVVTGNPQTPVIGASFDADSDSYRPRYGEPNSVRSKTFHQLDLRLDRRFVFDTWTLAVFLDVTNVYNAKNEEGTRYNYDYTDSEPLTGLPILPTFGVMARF; from the coding sequence ATGATGCTGATGAAAACGCGATGGATGATGTGGGTGCTGGCGCTCTCGATGGTTGCGATGACGCCGGCGACCCTTCTGGCTCAACAGCCTCCAACCGGGGAGGCGCCGTCGGAGGCGCCTCAAGAGGAGGGGGGCGCGCCTGGCGAGGCGCCCGAAGAGGCGCCGGCGCCTCCGCCCACACAACGCACCGCCCGCGGAGAGCTTCAACCTCCGCAGCTCCTGCGCGAGGTTGCGGCGGACTACACCGATGAGGCGGTTGACGCGCGGGTGGAAGGCGCGGTGATCCTGGAGCTGACCATCAACACCGCCGGCGATGTCTCGAAGGTCGAGGTGGTGGAGGGCCTTGGGTACGGCCTGGATGAAGCGGCCGCCGAGGCCGCGCGCCAGTTTAAGTTTGAGCCGGCTCGCCTCAACGGGGAGCCGATCCCGGTGTCGTTGAACTTCACGGTGCGCTTTAGCCTGCCGATCTTGCCGGCGGAGTTTACCGGCGTGGTGCTCGACCCGGAGAGTGGCGAGGGCATTGAGGGGGCTGAGGTGCGCATCGTCTACACCGGCGATGACTATGAGCCCAAACCCGAGGCCAGCGCGCTCAGTGAGGCCGATGGCAGCTTCTACTTTGGCAACGTGCCTCCGGGTGAGTACCAGGTCTTCTTGCAGGTCGATGCCTACCTCGATTTTGAGACCGACATTGAGCTTCTGGCCGGTCAGCTGGTCGAGGTCGAGTATCGGGTGCCCCGCGCTCAGGACAACGTCATTGGCGAGATCCGCGAGGCGGGCTCGCGCGCTCCGCTGGCCGGGGCGGAGTTGCAGCTGCTCGACGCGCAGACCCAGCAGGAGGTTCGCCAGGGCTTCAGTGAAGGTGGTGGGCGCTTTGGTTTTGCCGGAGTAGAGCCCGGTCAGTACATCCTGCGGGCGGCCTCCTCGGGATATGTCACCTCGACCTTCGAGGTGGAGGTGGCCGCCGGAGAGGTGACCAGCGGTAATTACTATGTGCCCGCCGACGATGAGGGGACGTTTCGTGGCCGCACCGTGACGCGACGCCAGCGTCAGGAGGTCAACCGCCAGACCATTGAACTCGATGAAGTACGACGCATCCCGGGGACCGGTGGCGACGTGGTGCGCGTCGTGCAGAACCTCCCCGGTGTGGCGCGGGCGCAGTTCATCAGCGGCCAGATCATTGTGCGCGGCTCGTCGCCCAACGACACCAAGATCTTTTTGGAGGGTGACTCCATCCCGCTGGTGTATCACTTCTTTGGCGGCCCGGCGGTCATCAACACCGAGATGGTTGAGGCGATCGACTTTTATCCGGGCAACTTCTCCACCTACTACGGCCGGGCCACCGCCGGGGTGATCGACCTGCGCACGCGTTCGCCGCGTAACGATCGTTTTCATGGCATGGTCGAGGTCGATCTGCTCGACACCTCCGCGATCGTGGAGGGGCCGATCAACGAGCGGTGGAGTTTTGCGCTGGCCGGTCGCCGAAGCTACTACGACTTCTTCTTGCCCACGGTGTTGCGGGCGCTGGAGATCGATACGGTCGTCGCACCGCGCTACTTCGACTACCAGAGCTGGGTGACTTACCGCAGCGAGAGCGGCGCCCATAAGGTGGAGTTCTTCGTCTACGGCTCCGATGACCAGATCGATGTGATTCTTCCCGATGGGGAGCCGCAGGGGGATCAGAACATCCAGATTCGCGACGCGGGCTTTGGCAACTCCTTTCACCGCGGGCAGATTCGCTGGGAGTGGAAGCCCGAGGGCGGGGCGATTGAGAACACCCTGATGACCTCCTTTGGTCTGAACACCGTGGCGCTGGAGGCTGGCGAAGACATCTTCTTCGACCTGGACTATTACCAGTCGGCGATCCGCAACGATCTGCGCTGGAAGCTCTCCGAGAACCTGCGCCTGCGTACCGGTGTGGACGCGCAACTCTCCAACGTCGTGTACTCCTACGCGGTGCCCGCCTTTGATAGCTCCCCGGACGACGGTGTGTCGCCTGACGGGCAGGGCGACGCGCCGAATATCGGAAGTGATGGGCTTGTGGGCTCGCGCTCGACCCCCGAGATCCTTCCGGCAGTCTATGCCGAGGCGCAGTACAAGGCTTTTGATCGCTGGACGCTCACCCCCGGCGTGCGCGCCGACTATTTCGGGCCCGTCAACGCCGTTTCGATCTCGCCGCGCTTCTCCTCGCGCTTTGAGATCAACAAGGCGGTGGTGCTCAAAGGTGGGGTCGGACTCTTTACTCAGCCGCCGATTCCGGGGCAGACCGAAGAGGACTTTGGCAACCCCGATCTGACCTTCGAGAAGGCGATGCATTACGCGGTGGGGGCCGAGTGGCAGCCTCGCGCCCATCTGGAGGTAGACGCGACGCTTTATTATCGGGACGCCTTCGATCTGGTGAATGACACCCCGGCGCAGACCATCAACGAGCAGACCGGGGAGTCGGAGCCGTTGATCTACGAAAACGAGGGTCAGGGGCGCTCCTACGGCGTGGAGCTCTTGCTGCGTCATTATCCCAAAGACAAGTTCTTCGGGTGGCTGAGCTACACCCTTTCGAAGTCGGAGCGGCTTAACCTGCGCACCGGGGAGTGGGACCCGTACAGCTTTGACCAGACCCATATTCTGACGATGGTCGCCGGGTATAATTTGCCCTGGAACCTCGATCTTTCGGCGCGTTTCCGGGTGGTCACCGGCAACCCTCAGACGCCGGTGATCGGCGCGTCCTTCGATGCGGATAGCGACAGCTACCGACCCCGCTACGGGGAGCCTAACTCGGTGCGCTCGAAGACCTTCCACCAGCTTGATCTGCGCCTGGATCGTCGCTTTGTCTTCGATACCTGGACCCTGGCGGTGTTCCTGGATGTCACCAACGTCTACAACGCGAAGAATGAAGAGGGCACCCGCTACAACTACGACTACACCGACTCCGAGCCGCTGACGGGGTTGCCGATTTTGCCCACCTTCGGGGTGATGGCCCGTTTCTGA
- a CDS encoding Kazal-type serine protease inhibitor family protein — protein MTTFKHHAGVYLAMCALLVALLAGCAHKNTSEPTSTSEQASSPEQDASTPKTPPEDCICPMNYMPVCGEDGTTFSNACQAACMEVAVAYEGECEQNRKEVCMCPRIFAPVCGEDGETYANACLAECAEVDVASEGECEKPSEKVCACPRIFAPVCGENGETYANACLAECAEVTVASEGECEATSEEEPSEKVCACPRIFRPVCGVDGETYANVCLAECAEVSVAAEGPCGQAQPGQED, from the coding sequence ATGACGACATTCAAACACCACGCTGGAGTCTACCTCGCGATGTGCGCGCTGCTGGTTGCGCTGCTGGCCGGGTGCGCCCACAAAAACACGTCCGAGCCCACCTCCACCTCCGAGCAGGCCAGCTCGCCGGAGCAGGATGCCTCCACTCCGAAGACGCCGCCGGAAGACTGCATCTGCCCGATGAACTACATGCCGGTCTGCGGTGAGGATGGCACCACCTTCAGTAATGCCTGCCAGGCGGCCTGCATGGAGGTCGCGGTGGCCTACGAAGGTGAGTGCGAGCAGAATCGTAAGGAGGTTTGCATGTGCCCGCGAATCTTCGCGCCGGTCTGTGGCGAAGATGGTGAGACCTATGCCAACGCCTGTCTGGCGGAGTGCGCCGAAGTGGACGTGGCCTCGGAGGGTGAGTGCGAGAAGCCGAGCGAGAAGGTCTGCGCGTGCCCGCGCATCTTTGCGCCGGTCTGCGGTGAGAATGGCGAGACGTACGCCAACGCCTGCCTGGCGGAGTGCGCCGAGGTGACTGTGGCCTCGGAAGGTGAGTGCGAGGCCACGAGCGAAGAGGAGCCGAGCGAGAAGGTCTGCGCATGCCCGCGCATCTTCCGGCCGGTCTGTGGGGTGGACGGGGAAACCTACGCCAACGTCTGTCTGGCGGAGTGCGCCGAGGTCTCGGTGGCCGCTGAAGGTCCGTGTGGCCAGGCGCAGCCCGGTCAGGAAGACTGA
- a CDS encoding Kazal-type serine protease inhibitor domain-containing protein yields MRMMWKSWCGSLVMGALVAAVAVGCGSTETEEPAASQGALGGDSLKEVIDLGDRCMCPAVVAPVCGKDGQTYGNSCKASCAGVPVAYEGECEPEGCYCPQVYDPVCGEDGQTYGNSCEAGCADVGVAYEGECEPEGCYCPRIYDPVCGEDGQTYGNSCEAGCADVGVAYEGECRSEGCFCPQIYDPVCGEDGQTYGNSCEAGCAGVAVAYEGECRAEKPECRSALDCKVGGCSGQLCGSITDDLITTCEYLPEYACYDQEYTSCGCFDGKCGWEQTEALDSCLASGGGLTL; encoded by the coding sequence ATGCGAATGATGTGGAAGTCATGGTGTGGCTCGCTGGTCATGGGGGCGTTGGTGGCGGCGGTGGCGGTGGGGTGTGGAAGCACCGAAACCGAAGAGCCCGCCGCCTCCCAGGGGGCGCTGGGCGGAGACTCGCTGAAGGAGGTCATTGATCTCGGGGATCGCTGCATGTGCCCGGCGGTGGTTGCTCCGGTCTGCGGCAAAGATGGTCAGACCTACGGGAACAGCTGCAAGGCCAGCTGTGCCGGTGTTCCGGTCGCCTATGAGGGGGAGTGTGAGCCCGAGGGGTGCTATTGCCCTCAGGTCTACGATCCGGTCTGTGGTGAAGACGGTCAGACCTACGGCAACAGCTGCGAGGCCGGCTGCGCCGATGTGGGTGTGGCCTACGAGGGTGAGTGTGAGCCCGAGGGATGTTATTGCCCTCGAATCTACGATCCGGTCTGTGGTGAAGACGGTCAGACCTACGGCAACAGCTGTGAGGCCGGCTGCGCCGATGTGGGTGTGGCCTACGAGGGTGAGTGCCGGTCTGAGGGGTGTTTCTGTCCTCAGATCTACGATCCGGTCTGCGGTGAAGACGGTCAGACCTACGGCAACAGCTGTGAGGCCGGCTGCGCCGGTGTGGCTGTGGCCTACGAGGGTGAGTGCCGTGCCGAGAAGCCGGAGTGTCGCAGCGCTCTCGACTGTAAAGTGGGCGGTTGCTCCGGTCAGCTCTGCGGATCGATCACCGACGATCTGATCACCACCTGTGAGTACCTGCCGGAGTACGCCTGTTATGATCAGGAGTACACCAGCTGCGGCTGCTTTGATGGCAAATGCGGCTGGGAGCAGACCGAGGCGCTGGATAGCTGCCTGGCCTCGGGCGGTGGCTTGACTCTCTAA
- a CDS encoding Kazal-type serine protease inhibitor family protein: MMTKMMHGFGLRGALCALLMMALVGCGGEVVPDDAASAQGAVENDHIDNPDPNGESPADEPPPGEQPEDYYENEDIDEDAYPAEPPPGEQPEDYYENEDIDEDAYPAEPPPGETPPAHCICPMIHAPVCGEDGTTYGNSCHAACVDVAVAYDGECRDDGPGDCVCTEEYRPVCGADGQTYSNGCKAGCAGVDIAYEGACRRLPPADCICPMIHAPVCGEDGHTYGNSCQAACVDVAVAYEGACGGF, from the coding sequence ATGATGACTAAAATGATGCATGGATTTGGACTTCGAGGCGCGTTATGCGCGCTGCTGATGATGGCTCTTGTGGGCTGTGGCGGCGAGGTCGTCCCCGACGACGCGGCCAGCGCTCAGGGGGCGGTGGAGAACGATCATATCGACAACCCCGATCCGAATGGGGAGTCGCCGGCCGACGAGCCTCCGCCCGGTGAGCAGCCCGAGGATTATTATGAGAATGAAGACATCGACGAGGACGCGTATCCGGCGGAGCCTCCGCCCGGTGAGCAGCCCGAGGATTATTATGAGAATGAAGACATCGACGAGGACGCGTATCCGGCGGAGCCTCCGCCCGGGGAGACGCCTCCGGCCCACTGCATCTGCCCGATGATTCATGCGCCGGTCTGTGGCGAAGATGGCACCACCTACGGCAACTCCTGCCATGCGGCCTGCGTCGATGTGGCGGTCGCCTACGATGGCGAGTGCCGCGATGACGGCCCGGGCGACTGCGTCTGCACCGAAGAGTATAGGCCGGTGTGTGGTGCCGATGGTCAGACCTATTCCAACGGCTGCAAAGCCGGCTGCGCCGGGGTCGATATCGCCTATGAAGGCGCCTGCCGACGGCTCCCTCCTGCGGACTGCATCTGCCCGATGATTCACGCGCCGGTCTGCGGCGAAGATGGCCACACCTACGGCAACTCCTGCCAGGCGGCCTGCGTCGATGTGGCCGTGGCTTACGAAGGGGCGTGTGGCGGGTTTTAA